In a single window of the Elaeis guineensis isolate ETL-2024a chromosome 4, EG11, whole genome shotgun sequence genome:
- the LOC140856882 gene encoding uncharacterized protein gives MAKGVIWATAEDLARNRGKVLSLYRQILRSLNSPDLPLTPAARLSKKAEVRTIFLFGSEDRSLHNIADLIDAAEYSLSVLKKGRLP, from the coding sequence ATGGCAAAAGGAGTGATATGGGCGACTGCTGAGGATTTGGCAAGGAATCGAGGGAAAGTGCTGTCTTTGTACCGTCAAATTCTGAGAAGCCTCAACTCCCCAGATCTCCCGCTCACCCCTGCTGCCCGCCTTTCCAAGAAAGCAGAGGTTCGCACCATCTTCTTGTTTGGATCCGAGGATCGATCCCTCCACAACATTGcggatctcatcgatgctgcggAGTACTCGCTCTCCGTTCTTAAGAAAGGACGCCTTCCATAA